The Dasypus novemcinctus isolate mDasNov1 chromosome 2, mDasNov1.1.hap2, whole genome shotgun sequence genome includes a region encoding these proteins:
- the LOC101434727 gene encoding olfactory receptor 2G3-like: MAYDRYVAICKPLHYLTLMPPQLCWTLASVSWAIGFSNSLVHTPITMTLPRCGHNQINHFYCETPPMMQLACVDTTNYKKEFMILSSIFLVFPLSLIVVSYGHIIHSVLKMKTPGGRQKAFGNCGSHLMVVSIFYSTIIYVYLTPKPKLSHDVTKFVSLLYNLIPAWINPIIYTLRNRDVKEAIRKLVMQKDKRGDRGFS, from the coding sequence ATGGCCTATGATCGGTATGTTGCTATCTGCAAGCCTTTGCATTATCTCACCCTCATGCCACCACAGCTGTGCTGGACACTGGCCAGCGTATCCTGGGCAATTGGTTTCAGCAACTCATTGGTCCACACCCCTATCACAATGACCCTTCCCCGATGTGGCCACAACCAGATAAACCATTTCTACTGTGAGACACCCCCAATGAtgcagctggcctgtgtggaCACCACAAATTACAAGAAGGAGTTTATGATACTAAGTAGCATCTTCCTTGTCTTTCCTCTCTCACTGATCGTGGTCTCTTATGGGCATATTATTCATAGTGTACTGAAGATGAAGACACCTGGGGGAAGACAGAAGGCCTTTGGGAACTGTGGCTCCCATCTCATGGTGGTGTCTATTTTCTACAGTACTATCATCTATGTGTACTTGACTCCCAAGCCAAAGCTCTCTCATGATGTGACCAAGTTTGTTTCACTGCTATACAATCTGATTCCAGCTTGGATCAACCCCATCATCTACACTTTGAGAAACAGAGATGTCAAGGAAGCAATAAGGAAGCTGGTGATGCAGAAAGATAAAAGAGGAGATAGAGGTTTTTCCTAG